The following proteins are co-located in the Sphingomonas panacis genome:
- the nuoG gene encoding NADH-quinone oxidoreductase subunit NuoG — protein sequence MPIVKVDGVEVEVPQGATVLQACELAGKEIPRFCYHERLSIAGNCRMCLVEVKPGPPKPQASCALPAADKQEIFTNSPMVKAAREGVMEFLLINHPLDCPICDQGGECDLQDQSVAYGRGASRYDENKRAVTEKYMGPIVKTVMTRCIQCTRCIRFAEEVAGVEEIGAIYRGENMQITSYLEHAVSSELSGNVVDLCPVGALTSKPYAFEARPWELRKTLTIDVMDAVGTNIRLDSRGRQVLRALPVINEDVNEEWASDKTRHAVDGLVRRRLDRPYVRKDGKLVAASWDEAFAAIKAVDAGSSVAAIHGDLLDCETLYAAKALLASMGSSLLEGRQTGMDYDTSSLAAVNFNTTIAGTETADAILLVGTNLRWEAPLVNTRIRKAIKKGAKVFAIGPELDLTYKATWLGNDLSLLGKLPEEVAQAFDAAKRPMVIVGGAALKGGHGATLALAKTLNLVREGWNGYNVLHFSAARNGGLMLGFAQKGGIADVAAANPKLAFFLGADEVDFSKFAGSFKVYIGHHGDKGAAAADVVLPGASYAEKSGTYVNLEGRVQRGERAVFPPGDAREDWTILRALSAVLGHTLPFDSIEELRAAMGVDTPDLATLGLKTFAWNPPSLDAAGQGEIAYPIKDFYLTNAICRASPTMQRCSAEILHGQDFAEAAE from the coding sequence ATGCCGATAGTCAAAGTCGATGGCGTCGAAGTCGAGGTGCCGCAGGGCGCGACCGTGCTTCAGGCGTGCGAGCTCGCGGGCAAGGAAATCCCGCGCTTCTGTTATCACGAGCGGCTGAGCATCGCCGGCAATTGCCGGATGTGTCTGGTCGAAGTGAAGCCGGGGCCGCCCAAGCCGCAGGCGTCGTGCGCGCTGCCGGCCGCCGACAAGCAGGAGATCTTCACCAACAGCCCGATGGTGAAGGCCGCGCGCGAAGGCGTGATGGAATTCCTGCTCATCAACCACCCGCTCGATTGCCCGATCTGCGATCAGGGTGGCGAGTGCGATCTGCAGGACCAGTCGGTCGCCTATGGCCGGGGCGCGTCGCGCTATGACGAGAACAAGCGCGCCGTCACCGAGAAGTACATGGGGCCGATCGTCAAGACGGTGATGACGCGCTGCATCCAGTGCACGCGCTGCATCCGCTTTGCCGAGGAAGTCGCGGGCGTCGAAGAGATCGGCGCGATCTATCGCGGCGAGAACATGCAGATCACCTCGTATCTCGAACATGCCGTGTCGAGCGAGCTGTCGGGCAACGTCGTCGATCTGTGTCCGGTCGGCGCGCTCACCTCGAAGCCTTATGCGTTCGAGGCGCGCCCGTGGGAGCTGCGCAAGACGCTGACGATCGACGTGATGGACGCGGTCGGCACCAACATCCGGCTCGATTCGCGCGGACGGCAGGTGCTGCGCGCGCTTCCCGTCATCAACGAGGACGTCAACGAGGAATGGGCCTCTGACAAGACCCGCCACGCGGTCGATGGTCTGGTGCGGCGCCGGCTTGATCGGCCGTATGTGCGCAAGGACGGCAAGCTCGTCGCGGCAAGCTGGGACGAGGCGTTCGCGGCGATCAAGGCGGTCGATGCGGGCAGCAGCGTCGCCGCGATCCACGGCGATCTGCTCGATTGCGAGACGCTCTACGCCGCCAAGGCGCTGCTCGCGTCGATGGGGTCGAGCCTGCTCGAAGGCCGCCAGACCGGCATGGATTACGATACGTCGAGCCTCGCCGCGGTCAATTTCAACACCACGATCGCGGGCACCGAGACCGCCGACGCGATCCTGCTGGTCGGCACCAATCTGCGCTGGGAAGCGCCGCTGGTGAACACGCGAATCCGCAAGGCGATCAAGAAGGGTGCCAAGGTCTTCGCGATCGGCCCGGAACTCGACCTGACCTATAAGGCGACCTGGCTCGGCAACGATCTGTCGTTGCTCGGCAAATTGCCCGAAGAAGTGGCGCAGGCGTTCGACGCGGCAAAGCGGCCGATGGTGATCGTCGGCGGTGCGGCGCTGAAGGGTGGCCACGGCGCGACGCTCGCGCTGGCGAAGACGCTCAACCTCGTTCGCGAGGGCTGGAACGGCTATAACGTTCTGCATTTCTCGGCCGCGCGGAACGGCGGGCTGATGCTCGGCTTCGCGCAGAAGGGCGGCATCGCCGATGTCGCGGCGGCGAACCCCAAGCTCGCGTTCTTCCTGGGTGCCGACGAAGTCGATTTCTCGAAGTTCGCCGGCAGCTTCAAGGTCTATATCGGCCATCACGGCGACAAGGGTGCGGCCGCTGCCGATGTCGTGCTGCCGGGTGCGAGCTATGCCGAGAAGTCGGGCACCTACGTCAACCTCGAAGGGCGTGTTCAGCGCGGCGAGCGGGCGGTGTTCCCGCCCGGCGATGCGCGCGAGGATTGGACGATCCTGCGCGCGCTGTCGGCGGTGCTCGGCCACACGCTGCCGTTCGACTCGATCGAGGAACTGCGCGCGGCGATGGGTGTCGATACGCCCGATCTCGCGACGCTCGGCCTCAAGACCTTCGCGTGGAACCCGCCGTCGCTCGACGCGGCCGGGCAGGGCGAAATCGCCTATCCGATCAAGGACTTCTATTTGACCAACGCGATCTGCCGGGCCAGCCCGACGATGCAGCGCTGCTCGGCTGAAATCCTCCACGGCCAGGATTTCGCGGAGGCGGCGGAATGA
- the nuoF gene encoding NADH-quinone oxidoreductase subunit NuoF, with translation MLADKDRIFTNVYGFQPWNLDAAMMRGDWDNTKDLMALGQDAIIDVIKASGLRGRGGAGFPTGMKWSFMPKESKDGRPSFLVINADESEPGSCKDREIIRHDPHKLIEGALIAGYAMRARAAYIYIRGEYIREAEVLFAAVAEAYDKGLIGKNASGSGYDFDVFVHRGAGAYICGEETAMLESLEGKKGQPRLKPPFPAGAGLYGCPTTVNNVESIAVAPTILRRGAAWFSSFGAEGNKGTKLFQISGHVNKPCVVEEAMSIPFRQLIEEHCGGIRGGWDNLLAVIPGGSSVPLVPAAEIMDCPMDFDGLKKVGSGLGTAAIIVMDKSTDIVRAISRLSYFYKHESCGQCTPCREGTGWMWRVMERMRTGDADISEIDTLYQVTKQVEGHTICALGDAAAWPIQGLIKHFRPEMERRIIAKNGGGDAPMMEAAE, from the coding sequence ATGCTCGCCGACAAGGACCGGATCTTCACCAACGTCTACGGTTTCCAGCCGTGGAACCTCGACGCCGCGATGATGCGCGGCGACTGGGACAATACCAAGGATCTGATGGCGCTCGGCCAGGACGCGATCATCGACGTCATCAAGGCGTCGGGCTTGCGCGGTCGCGGCGGGGCGGGCTTCCCGACCGGCATGAAGTGGAGCTTCATGCCCAAGGAATCGAAGGATGGCCGCCCGAGCTTCCTCGTCATCAACGCCGACGAATCCGAGCCGGGTTCGTGCAAGGATCGCGAGATCATCCGCCATGATCCGCACAAGCTGATCGAAGGCGCGCTGATCGCGGGCTACGCGATGCGCGCGCGCGCCGCCTACATCTACATTCGCGGTGAGTATATCCGCGAGGCCGAAGTGCTGTTCGCTGCGGTCGCCGAAGCCTATGACAAGGGCCTGATCGGCAAGAACGCCAGCGGCTCGGGCTATGATTTCGACGTGTTCGTCCATCGCGGCGCCGGCGCATACATCTGCGGCGAAGAGACCGCGATGCTCGAAAGCCTCGAAGGCAAGAAGGGCCAGCCGCGCCTCAAGCCGCCGTTCCCGGCCGGCGCTGGCCTCTACGGCTGCCCGACCACGGTCAACAACGTCGAATCGATCGCGGTCGCACCGACGATCCTGCGGCGTGGCGCGGCGTGGTTCTCGAGCTTCGGCGCAGAGGGCAACAAGGGCACCAAGCTGTTCCAGATCAGCGGGCATGTGAACAAGCCCTGCGTGGTCGAGGAAGCGATGAGCATCCCGTTCCGCCAGCTCATCGAGGAGCATTGCGGCGGCATTCGCGGCGGGTGGGACAATCTGCTCGCGGTGATTCCGGGCGGGTCGTCGGTGCCGCTGGTGCCGGCAGCCGAGATCATGGATTGCCCGATGGACTTCGACGGGCTGAAGAAGGTCGGTTCCGGCCTCGGCACCGCCGCGATCATCGTCATGGACAAGTCGACCGACATCGTCCGCGCGATCAGCCGCCTCTCGTATTTCTACAAGCACGAGAGCTGCGGCCAGTGTACGCCGTGCCGCGAAGGCACCGGCTGGATGTGGCGCGTGATGGAGCGGATGCGCACCGGCGACGCCGACATTTCCGAGATCGACACGCTGTACCAGGTCACCAAGCAGGTCGAGGGCCACACGATCTGCGCGCTCGGTGACGCCGCCGCATGGCCGATCCAGGGCCTCATCAAGCATTTCCGCCCCGAGATGGAGCGTCGCATCATCGCCAAGAATGGCGGCGGTGACGCGCCGATGATGGAAGCTGCCGAATAA
- a CDS encoding complex I 24 kDa subunit family protein, translated as MADAPKIPDEAETRARWGAFAWTPENQAKADEILARYPKGREQSASIPFLDLAQRQVGADTNTQGWLPVPVIEYVARQIGVPYMRVFEVATFYTMFNLAPVGKYHVQVCGTTPCLLAGSDDVLAACKNKGLSKGHTTPDGLFTLTEVECLGACANAPMVQVNDDNFEDLDYDKTTALLEALAADTPVTPGSQTGRRDSCPAGGPTSLVAMVDENHDYRAEWAS; from the coding sequence ATGGCCGACGCCCCAAAAATCCCCGACGAGGCAGAGACCCGCGCGCGCTGGGGCGCGTTCGCGTGGACGCCCGAAAATCAGGCCAAGGCCGACGAGATCCTGGCCCGCTACCCCAAGGGGCGCGAGCAGTCGGCGTCGATCCCGTTCCTCGATCTGGCGCAGCGCCAGGTCGGTGCCGATACCAACACGCAAGGCTGGCTGCCGGTGCCGGTGATCGAATATGTCGCGCGCCAGATCGGTGTGCCGTACATGCGCGTGTTCGAGGTCGCGACCTTCTACACGATGTTCAACCTGGCGCCCGTCGGCAAATATCACGTTCAGGTCTGCGGCACGACGCCGTGCCTGCTCGCTGGCTCGGACGATGTGCTTGCCGCGTGCAAGAACAAGGGCTTGTCGAAGGGGCATACGACCCCGGACGGCCTGTTCACGCTGACCGAGGTCGAGTGTCTCGGCGCGTGCGCCAATGCGCCGATGGTTCAGGTCAACGACGATAATTTCGAAGATCTCGACTATGACAAGACCACCGCGCTGCTCGAAGCGCTGGCGGCGGACACGCCGGTGACGCCCGGCTCGCAGACCGGCCGCCGCGATAGCTGCCCTGCCGGCGGCCCGACCAGCCTCGTGGCGATGGTCGACGAAAATCACGATTACCGCGCGGAGTGGGCGTCGTGA
- a CDS encoding nuclear transport factor 2 family protein, which produces MTDARLETTHRMIALYNAQDADGYVEYMTDTACEATYRGAVVREGKEGVRSGLKAMFAQFPENRAEILTSYVLGETVVLHEDVSRAPGGETFEVMSIYSFVGDKVDRVEFIR; this is translated from the coding sequence ATGACTGACGCCCGGCTTGAGACCACCCATCGCATGATCGCGCTCTACAACGCGCAGGATGCGGACGGCTATGTCGAGTACATGACCGACACGGCCTGCGAGGCGACCTATCGTGGCGCGGTCGTGCGCGAGGGCAAGGAAGGCGTTCGCTCGGGCTTGAAGGCGATGTTCGCGCAATTCCCGGAGAATCGCGCCGAAATCCTCACATCCTACGTCCTCGGCGAAACGGTCGTGCTGCACGAAGACGTGTCGCGCGCGCCCGGTGGCGAGACGTTCGAAGTCATGTCCATCTATTCGTTCGTCGGCGACAAGGTCGACCGCGTGGAGTTCATCCGGTAA
- a CDS encoding NADH-quinone oxidoreductase subunit D, whose product MSDYLEKLEGVTDAADPTLGDIDIQNYTINFGPQHPAAHGVLRLVLELDGEIIERVDPHIGLLHRGTEKLIEYKTYMQALPYFDRLDYCSPLCMEHSYVLAVEKLLDLEVPIRAQYLRVFFAELTRISNHMLNLGSHVMDVGAMTPNLWLFEIREDCLNFFERASGARMHSAYFRPGGVHQDVPLKLLADIGEWLDTRLPRLFEDAISLVADNRIFKQRNVDIATVSRDDAIKWGFSGPMIRGSGIAWDLRKSQPYDAYAKMDFDVPVGTRGDCYDRFMVRVEEVRQSARIMRQCLSEMPEGPIASLDRKVVPPKRGEMKRSMEALIHHFKLYTEGFHVPAGDVYVGTESPKGEFGVYLVSDGTNKPYRCKIRPTAFSHLQAADFMSKGHMLADTTAILGAMDIVFGECDR is encoded by the coding sequence ATGAGCGACTATCTCGAAAAGCTGGAGGGCGTCACCGACGCTGCCGATCCCACGCTCGGCGATATCGACATCCAGAATTACACGATCAACTTCGGCCCGCAGCATCCGGCCGCGCACGGCGTGTTGCGTCTGGTGCTGGAACTCGATGGCGAAATCATCGAGCGCGTCGATCCGCACATCGGCCTGCTCCATCGCGGCACCGAGAAGCTGATCGAATACAAGACCTACATGCAGGCGCTGCCGTATTTCGACCGGCTCGATTACTGCTCGCCGCTGTGCATGGAGCACAGCTATGTGCTCGCGGTCGAGAAGCTGCTCGATCTCGAAGTGCCGATCCGCGCGCAATATCTCCGCGTGTTCTTCGCCGAGCTGACGCGCATTTCGAACCACATGCTCAACCTCGGCTCGCACGTCATGGACGTCGGCGCGATGACGCCGAACCTGTGGCTGTTCGAAATCCGCGAGGATTGCCTCAACTTCTTCGAGCGCGCTTCGGGCGCGCGCATGCACTCGGCCTATTTCCGGCCGGGCGGCGTGCATCAGGATGTGCCGCTCAAGCTGCTCGCCGACATCGGCGAATGGCTCGATACGCGGCTGCCGCGTCTGTTCGAGGATGCAATCAGCCTCGTCGCCGACAACCGCATCTTCAAGCAGCGCAACGTCGATATCGCGACGGTGAGCCGCGACGACGCGATCAAATGGGGCTTCTCCGGTCCGATGATCCGCGGTTCGGGCATCGCCTGGGATCTGCGCAAATCGCAGCCCTACGATGCCTATGCCAAGATGGACTTCGACGTGCCGGTCGGCACGCGCGGTGACTGCTACGATCGCTTCATGGTGCGCGTCGAGGAAGTCCGCCAGTCGGCGCGGATCATGCGCCAGTGCCTGAGCGAAATGCCCGAGGGGCCGATCGCCAGCCTCGACCGCAAGGTGGTGCCGCCCAAGCGCGGCGAGATGAAGCGCTCGATGGAAGCGCTGATCCACCACTTCAAGCTGTATACCGAGGGCTTCCACGTGCCTGCTGGTGACGTGTACGTCGGCACCGAAAGCCCCAAGGGCGAGTTCGGCGTGTATCTGGTGTCGGACGGGACCAACAAGCCATATCGCTGCAAGATCCGCCCGACCGCCTTCTCGCATCTCCAGGCAGCGGATTTCATGTCGAAGGGCCACATGCTCGCCGACACCACCGCCATCCTCGGCGCGATGGACATCGTGTTCGGCGAGTGCGACCGGTGA
- a CDS encoding NADH-quinone oxidoreductase subunit C, producing MRAPAPAYAVNDGVIDAATAALGGKLDLATELVGEVALHVVRDSLVETMIALRDTPGLEYQQLMEIAGVDYPDRGVERFEVVYCLLSLTRNHRIRVHVRTDDALPVPSVTGIWPVAGWLEREVYDMYGVLFSGNPDLRRILTDYGFRGHPQRKDFPLTGYVELRYSEEAKRVVYEPVQLAQDFRNFDFMSPWEGAEYILPGDEKAKLPEEKGAPTPLKADEIQKADAAQSAKAAPTEVKTTETPAQTGAGKAEPDATPKPQNPDVVPTPGKGQNL from the coding sequence GTGAGGGCGCCCGCACCAGCCTATGCCGTCAACGACGGCGTGATCGACGCGGCGACCGCGGCGCTCGGCGGCAAGCTCGATCTCGCGACCGAACTGGTCGGCGAGGTCGCATTGCATGTCGTTCGCGACAGCCTGGTCGAAACGATGATCGCGCTGCGCGACACGCCCGGCCTCGAATATCAGCAGTTGATGGAAATCGCGGGCGTCGATTATCCCGATCGCGGGGTCGAGCGCTTCGAGGTTGTCTATTGCCTGCTCTCGCTGACGCGCAACCACCGCATCCGCGTGCATGTCCGCACCGATGATGCGCTGCCTGTGCCCTCGGTCACGGGAATCTGGCCGGTCGCCGGCTGGCTCGAACGCGAAGTCTACGACATGTATGGCGTGCTGTTCTCGGGCAACCCCGATCTGCGCCGCATCCTGACCGATTACGGCTTTCGCGGCCATCCGCAGCGCAAGGACTTCCCGCTCACGGGATATGTCGAGTTGCGCTATTCGGAAGAAGCGAAGCGCGTCGTGTACGAGCCGGTCCAGCTTGCGCAGGATTTCCGCAATTTCGACTTTATGAGCCCGTGGGAAGGGGCGGAATATATCCTCCCCGGCGACGAGAAGGCCAAGCTGCCCGAGGAAAAGGGCGCGCCCACGCCGCTCAAGGCCGACGAGATCCAGAAGGCGGACGCGGCACAATCCGCCAAGGCCGCGCCGACCGAGGTCAAGACCACCGAGACTCCGGCGCAGACTGGCGCGGGCAAGGCCGAGCCTGACGCGACACCGAAGCCGCAGAACCCGGACGTGGTCCCGACGCCCGGCAAGGGGCAGAACCTATGA
- a CDS encoding NuoB/complex I 20 kDa subunit family protein has translation MGVELTRPASGDVLLPPDQSFFDGLNGELTDKGFLVTSTEELFQWARTGSLWWMTFGLACCAVEMIHVNMPRYDLERFGAAPRASPRQSDVMIVAGTLCNKMAPALRRVYDQMSEPKYVISMGSCANGGGYYHYSYSVVRGCDRVVPVDIYVPGCPPTAEALLYGIMQLQRKIRRSGTVER, from the coding sequence ATGGGAGTAGAACTCACCCGTCCCGCGAGCGGCGACGTATTGCTGCCGCCCGACCAGAGCTTTTTCGACGGGCTCAACGGCGAACTGACCGATAAGGGCTTCCTCGTCACCTCGACCGAGGAGCTGTTCCAGTGGGCGCGCACCGGCTCGTTGTGGTGGATGACCTTTGGTCTGGCATGCTGCGCGGTCGAGATGATCCACGTCAACATGCCGCGCTATGATCTCGAGCGGTTCGGTGCCGCGCCGCGCGCATCGCCGCGCCAGTCGGACGTGATGATCGTCGCGGGTACGCTCTGCAACAAGATGGCCCCCGCGCTGCGCCGCGTCTACGATCAGATGAGCGAGCCAAAGTACGTCATCTCGATGGGCTCGTGCGCCAATGGCGGCGGCTATTACCATTACAGCTATTCGGTGGTGCGCGGTTGCGACCGGGTCGTTCCGGTCGATATCTACGTGCCGGGATGCCCGCCGACCGCAGAGGCGTTGCTCTACGGCATCATGCAATTGCAGCGGAAGATTCGCCGCTCGGGAACGGTGGAACGGTGA
- the ndhC gene encoding NADH-quinone oxidoreductase subunit A: MFDPLQYLPILLFLGVALALSTAFVVLPIIVGRLTGAHKPSPEKLSEYECGFPAFEDPRSQFDVRFYLVAILFIVFDLEAAFIYPWAVSVFKFGGWASWTAWIAMMVFIGELALGLVYAWKKGALEWE; this comes from the coding sequence TTGTTCGATCCGCTGCAATATCTGCCGATCCTGCTGTTCCTCGGCGTGGCGCTGGCGCTTTCCACCGCCTTCGTCGTCCTGCCGATCATCGTCGGCCGGCTGACGGGAGCGCACAAGCCCAGCCCCGAAAAACTCAGCGAATATGAATGCGGTTTCCCCGCGTTCGAAGATCCGCGCAGTCAGTTCGACGTGCGCTTCTATCTGGTCGCCATCCTGTTCATCGTCTTCGATCTGGAAGCGGCCTTCATCTATCCGTGGGCGGTAAGCGTCTTCAAATTCGGCGGCTGGGCGAGCTGGACGGCGTGGATCGCGATGATGGTGTTCATCGGCGAACTGGCGCTCGGCCTCGTCTATGCCTGGAAGAAGGGAGCTCTCGAATGGGAGTAG
- a CDS encoding inositol monophosphatase family protein produces the protein MASHSGLLTVMDRAARKAAPRLRRDFNEVQHLQVSRKGPADFVSMADQRAEQTIYEELSKARPDWGFLMEERGEIAGDPSKPRFIVDPLDGTTNFLHGIPHFSISIAVEEPMVNGKREITSGVVYQPLTDESFWAEKGRGAWVQEQRLRVSARRDLSESVIATGIPFLGHGDFAQWSRIFGAVAPEVAGIRRLGSAALDLAWVAAGRFDGFWESSLKPWDVAAGMLLVKEAGGFVTDFRGGDKMMERNEFLAANDALQSRLHKLIASALR, from the coding sequence ATGGCATCCCATTCCGGCCTCCTCACCGTCATGGACCGCGCCGCGCGCAAGGCCGCGCCGCGCTTGCGTCGTGATTTCAACGAGGTTCAGCACCTTCAGGTCAGCCGCAAGGGCCCGGCCGATTTCGTGTCGATGGCCGATCAGCGCGCCGAACAGACGATCTACGAGGAACTGTCCAAGGCGCGCCCCGACTGGGGTTTCCTGATGGAAGAGCGCGGCGAGATCGCCGGTGATCCGTCCAAGCCGCGTTTCATCGTCGATCCGCTCGATGGCACCACCAATTTCCTCCACGGTATCCCGCACTTCTCGATCTCGATCGCGGTCGAGGAGCCGATGGTGAACGGCAAGCGCGAGATCACCTCGGGCGTGGTCTATCAGCCGCTCACCGATGAGAGCTTCTGGGCCGAGAAGGGCAGGGGGGCCTGGGTGCAGGAGCAGCGCCTGCGCGTTTCGGCACGCCGGGATCTCTCCGAGTCGGTGATCGCCACCGGCATCCCGTTCCTCGGCCACGGCGATTTCGCGCAGTGGAGCCGCATCTTCGGCGCGGTCGCGCCGGAAGTGGCTGGCATCCGGCGGCTCGGTTCCGCCGCGCTCGATCTCGCCTGGGTGGCGGCGGGGCGGTTCGATGGCTTCTGGGAATCGAGCCTGAAGCCGTGGGACGTCGCCGCGGGCATGCTGCTCGTCAAGGAAGCGGGCGGGTTCGTCACCGATTTCCGCGGCGGTGACAAGATGATGGAGCGCAACGAATTTCTCGCGGCGAACGATGCGCTCCAGTCGCGTCTCCACAAGCTGATCGCCAGCGCCCTGCGCTGA
- the efp gene encoding elongation factor P produces the protein MKISGVDIRPGNIIEYEGGIWKAVKIQHTQPGKGGAYMQVEMKNLIDGRKNNVRFRSAETVERIRLDTKDFQFLFRDGDALTFMDKDNYEQITLDAGILGDAAEFLQDGMDVVMELYDERPISVELPSQIEATIVEADAVVKGQTASSSYKPAILDNGVRVMVPPHIGAGTKIVVDVYERTYVKRAD, from the coding sequence ATGAAGATCAGCGGCGTGGACATTCGTCCCGGCAATATCATCGAATATGAAGGCGGCATCTGGAAAGCCGTCAAGATTCAGCACACCCAGCCCGGCAAGGGCGGCGCGTACATGCAGGTCGAGATGAAGAATCTCATCGACGGCCGCAAGAACAACGTCCGCTTCCGCTCGGCCGAGACGGTGGAGCGCATCCGGCTCGACACCAAGGATTTCCAGTTCCTGTTCCGCGACGGCGACGCGCTGACCTTCATGGACAAGGACAATTACGAGCAGATCACGCTTGATGCCGGCATCCTCGGCGATGCCGCCGAGTTCCTTCAGGACGGTATGGACGTCGTGATGGAATTGTACGACGAGCGCCCGATCTCGGTCGAGCTGCCGAGCCAGATCGAAGCCACGATCGTCGAGGCTGACGCGGTGGTGAAGGGGCAGACCGCCTCGTCGAGCTACAAGCCGGCGATTCTCGATAACGGCGTGCGCGTGATGGTGCCGCCGCATATCGGCGCGGGCACGAAGATCGTGGTCGATGTCTACGAGCGCACATATGTGAAGCGCGCGGACTAA
- a CDS encoding M23 family metallopeptidase translates to MGRLGLVLILAAALLVAGWLALLNLPDAPGTTASTSARSHAVPTKPAVQAAPRPPVGLLAVPVAGVARAAITDTWGDPRENGLRAHHGTDIPAAAGTLVTAAAPGVVEKLFESNAGGTTIYVRSPARDWTYYYAHLSGYAPGLHEGQRVRTGDPLGYVGDTGDAGAGNFHLHFSLTRTMPDQHWYEGEDVDPFPYLTGRRVAGSGG, encoded by the coding sequence GTGGGGCGGCTCGGTCTCGTCCTGATCCTGGCCGCCGCCCTGCTGGTCGCGGGGTGGCTGGCGCTGCTGAACCTCCCTGACGCGCCGGGCACGACGGCATCCACGTCAGCACGTTCGCACGCGGTGCCGACAAAGCCCGCGGTGCAGGCGGCGCCGCGCCCGCCCGTCGGGCTGCTCGCCGTGCCCGTGGCCGGGGTGGCGCGCGCGGCGATCACCGACACCTGGGGCGATCCGCGCGAGAATGGTCTGCGCGCACATCACGGCACCGACATCCCCGCCGCCGCCGGGACTTTGGTGACGGCGGCGGCTCCCGGCGTCGTCGAAAAGCTGTTCGAGAGCAATGCTGGCGGCACCACCATCTATGTCCGCTCCCCGGCGCGCGACTGGACCTATTATTACGCGCACCTTTCCGGCTACGCGCCGGGGCTGCATGAAGGGCAGCGGGTACGCACCGGCGATCCGCTCGGCTATGTCGGCGACACCGGCGACGCGGGGGCGGGGAACTTTCACCTCCATTTCAGCCTCACCCGCACCATGCCCGATCAGCATTGGTACGAAGGCGAGGATGTCGACCCGTTTCCCTATCTCACCGGGCGGCGGGTTGCCGGATCGGGCGGCTGA
- a CDS encoding L,D-transpeptidase family protein — MRRTVLIAACLASASLGPVPASGAGTKTAATVEKRVLQTQVILDHLGFSPGVLDGKAGMSLTSAVKGFQEANGLDVTGALDKPTQAALSKYQNIPATQTVTLTPELLAGPYTNPLPKNPAKQAALPELGYRNAMEKFGEMFHTTPAVLIALNSGDTKLSPGVKITVPNAIATARDYDAKLPEKWRQTLSGLNVDSKQPQGAKIVVDKSDSVLRVLDADGKLIAQFQATMGSKHDPLPIGTWKILGPAYNPPFHYNPKLFWDAKKGQKKATLPPGPNGPVGVVWLDLSKPHYGIHGTPEPSTIGRAESHGCIRLTNWDVARLSLMIKPGTPAVFQE; from the coding sequence ATGAGAAGAACAGTCCTGATCGCGGCTTGTCTGGCGTCTGCCTCGCTTGGGCCTGTTCCCGCGTCCGGGGCTGGAACCAAAACTGCCGCTACCGTCGAGAAAAGGGTGCTCCAGACGCAGGTCATTCTCGATCATCTCGGCTTCTCGCCCGGGGTACTCGACGGCAAAGCCGGCATGTCGCTGACGTCCGCGGTGAAGGGTTTTCAGGAGGCGAATGGCCTCGATGTGACCGGAGCGCTCGACAAGCCGACCCAAGCCGCGCTCTCGAAATACCAGAACATCCCTGCCACGCAGACCGTGACGCTCACCCCCGAACTGCTCGCCGGCCCATACACCAATCCGCTGCCGAAAAACCCGGCCAAGCAGGCGGCCTTGCCCGAACTCGGCTATCGCAACGCGATGGAGAAGTTCGGCGAGATGTTCCACACCACGCCAGCGGTGCTGATTGCGCTCAACAGCGGCGACACGAAGCTGTCGCCCGGCGTGAAGATCACCGTGCCCAACGCGATCGCCACCGCACGCGATTACGATGCCAAGCTGCCCGAAAAGTGGCGCCAGACGCTGAGCGGCCTCAACGTCGATTCGAAACAGCCGCAGGGCGCCAAGATCGTCGTCGACAAATCGGATTCGGTGCTGCGCGTTCTCGATGCCGACGGCAAGCTGATCGCGCAGTTCCAGGCGACGATGGGCAGCAAGCACGATCCGCTGCCGATCGGCACCTGGAAGATTCTCGGCCCGGCCTACAACCCGCCGTTCCACTACAACCCGAAGCTGTTCTGGGATGCCAAGAAGGGCCAGAAGAAAGCGACGCTGCCGCCGGGGCCGAATGGGCCGGTCGGGGTGGTGTGGCTCGATCTTTCCAAGCCGCATTACGGCATCCACGGCACGCCCGAACCCTCGACGATCGGCCGCGCCGAGAGCCACGGCTGCATCCGCCTCACCAACTGGGACGTCGCCCGGCTGTCGCTGATGATCAAGCCCGGCACGCCCGCCGTCTTCCAGGAATAA